The proteins below come from a single Caulobacter flavus genomic window:
- a CDS encoding catalase: MSDARFTRANGAPVHDNVNIETAGPRGPALLQDIWLLEKLAHFDREVIPERRMHAKGSGAYGTFTVTGDITRFTKAALFSKVGKETPVFLRFSTVAGERGAADAERDIRGFAVKFYTEEGNWDLVGNNTPVFFFRDPLRFPDLNHAVKRDPRTGMRSAQNNWDFWTLLPEALHQVTIVMSERGLPRGYRHMHGFGSHTFSFIDAANERVWVKFHFRSQQPIENLTDAEAEVLVGKDRESSQRDLFEAIERGEFPRWTLYVQIMTDAQAKAFRFNPFDLTKVWPKGEFPLIEAGVLELNRNPQNVFAEVEQAAFTPANIVPGVGFSPDKMLQARLFSYGDAQRYRLGVNHVHIPVNAPRCPYHSYHRDGAMRVDGNLGATPTYWPNSRGEWIDHPHMAEPPLAIEGAAAHWDHRVDDDHYQQPGDLFRLMDAGQRQALFDNTARSLGGATVDIQQRHVANCTKADPAYGAGVAEALARLAPPQVAAAE; this comes from the coding sequence ATGTCGGACGCCCGTTTCACCCGCGCCAACGGCGCGCCCGTCCATGACAACGTCAACATCGAGACCGCCGGCCCGCGCGGCCCGGCCCTGCTGCAGGACATCTGGCTGCTGGAGAAGCTGGCCCACTTCGACCGCGAGGTGATCCCCGAGCGGCGGATGCACGCCAAGGGCTCGGGCGCCTACGGGACCTTCACGGTGACCGGCGACATCACCCGCTTCACCAAGGCGGCGCTGTTCTCGAAGGTCGGCAAGGAGACGCCGGTGTTCCTGCGCTTCTCGACCGTGGCCGGCGAGCGCGGGGCGGCCGACGCCGAGCGCGACATCCGCGGCTTCGCGGTGAAGTTCTACACCGAGGAGGGCAACTGGGACCTGGTGGGCAACAACACCCCGGTGTTCTTCTTCCGCGACCCGCTGCGCTTCCCCGACCTCAACCACGCGGTCAAGCGCGACCCGCGCACGGGCATGCGCAGCGCCCAGAACAACTGGGACTTCTGGACCCTGCTGCCCGAGGCCCTGCACCAGGTGACGATCGTGATGAGCGAACGCGGGCTGCCGCGCGGCTATCGCCACATGCACGGCTTCGGCAGCCACACCTTCAGCTTCATCGACGCGGCCAACGAGCGGGTGTGGGTGAAATTCCACTTCCGCAGCCAGCAGCCGATCGAGAACCTGACCGACGCCGAGGCCGAGGTGCTGGTCGGCAAGGACCGCGAGAGCAGCCAGCGCGACCTGTTCGAGGCCATCGAGCGCGGCGAGTTCCCGCGCTGGACGCTGTACGTGCAGATCATGACCGACGCGCAGGCCAAGGCCTTCCGCTTCAACCCGTTCGACCTGACCAAGGTCTGGCCCAAGGGCGAGTTCCCGCTGATCGAGGCGGGCGTGCTCGAACTGAACAGAAATCCCCAGAACGTCTTCGCCGAGGTCGAGCAGGCGGCGTTCACGCCGGCCAACATCGTGCCCGGCGTCGGCTTCTCGCCGGACAAGATGCTGCAGGCGCGCCTGTTTTCGTACGGCGACGCCCAGCGCTATCGCCTGGGGGTGAACCACGTCCACATTCCGGTGAACGCGCCCAGGTGCCCCTATCACAGCTATCACCGCGACGGGGCCATGCGGGTGGACGGCAACCTCGGCGCCACGCCGACCTACTGGCCCAACAGCCGCGGCGAGTGGATCGACCATCCGCACATGGCCGAACCGCCGCTGGCCATCGAAGGCGCGGCCGCCCACTGGGACCACCGCGTCGACGACGACCACTACCAGCAGCCGGGCGACCTGTTCCGGCTGATGGACGCGGGCCAGAGGCAGGCCCTGTTCGACAACACCGCCCGTTCGCTGGGCGGCGCCACCGTCGATATCCAGCAGCGCCACGTCGCCAATTGCACGAAGGCCGATCCGGCCTATGGCGCGGGCGTGGCCGAGGCTCTCGCGCGGCTGGCTCCGCCCCAGGTCGCGGCGGCCGAGTAG